A single region of the Solwaraspora sp. WMMD791 genome encodes:
- a CDS encoding GatB/YqeY domain-containing protein has protein sequence MSTVKDRLTADMRAALKARDELTTSTLRMALAAIGVAEVAGKAKRELSDDEALAVLTKEAKKRREAAEAFAEAGRAEQAAKERAEGEVLDRYLPRQLDDEALAGIVATALAEGGFTGKAQMGPAMKAAQAAVAGQAEGGRVAAEVRRQLGL, from the coding sequence ATGAGCACCGTGAAGGACCGTCTGACCGCTGACATGCGGGCCGCGTTGAAGGCCCGCGACGAGCTGACCACGTCCACCCTGCGGATGGCGCTGGCCGCGATCGGCGTCGCCGAGGTCGCCGGCAAGGCCAAGCGGGAGCTCTCCGACGACGAGGCGCTGGCCGTACTGACCAAGGAGGCCAAGAAGCGCCGGGAGGCGGCGGAGGCGTTCGCTGAGGCCGGCCGGGCCGAGCAGGCCGCCAAGGAGCGGGCCGAGGGCGAGGTGCTGGACCGTTACCTGCCCCGTCAGCTCGACGACGAGGCGTTGGCCGGGATCGTCGCCACGGCGCTGGCCGAGGGCGGCTTCACCGGCAAGGCCCAGATGGGCCCGGCGATGAAGGCGGCCCAGGCCGCAGTGGCCGGCCAGGCCGAGGGGGGCCGGGTCGCCGCCGAGGTACGTCGCCAGCTGGGCCTGTGA
- a CDS encoding RidA family protein — protein sequence MSADPYARLADLGLSLPTVVPPVAAYVPAVRSGQHVYVSGQLPMADGALLAVGKVGAEVTPEEAKALAHQCALNALAAVEQLVGLGAVTRIVKVTGFVASAAGFTGQPAVINGASELFGEVFGEAGRHARSAVGVAELPLGAPVEVEIIVEVS from the coding sequence ATGAGCGCCGATCCGTACGCCCGTCTCGCCGATCTGGGGCTGAGCCTGCCGACGGTCGTGCCGCCGGTGGCGGCCTACGTCCCGGCGGTCCGCTCCGGCCAGCACGTCTACGTTTCCGGGCAGCTGCCGATGGCCGACGGAGCGTTGCTCGCGGTCGGCAAGGTCGGTGCCGAGGTGACCCCGGAGGAGGCCAAGGCGCTGGCCCACCAGTGCGCGTTGAACGCCCTCGCCGCGGTCGAGCAGCTGGTCGGCCTCGGCGCGGTCACCCGGATCGTCAAGGTCACCGGCTTCGTCGCGTCGGCCGCCGGCTTCACCGGCCAGCCCGCGGTGATCAACGGGGCGTCGGAGCTGTTCGGTGAGGTCTTCGGCGAGGCCGGTCGGCACGCGCGCAGCGCGGTCGGGGTCGCCGAGCTGCCACTCGGCGCACCGGTCGAGGTGGAGATCATCGTCGAGGTGTCCTGA
- a CDS encoding transglycosylase domain-containing protein — MRKRDHNLLTNAASLLICGLLAGVVVAAAAFPAVAMSGLAAKAGAETFDKLPSELTVKRAPQISYLYASDGKTMLAAMYDENRRDVPLKDVSPLMRAAIIAAEDHNFYEHNGVDVKGVARAFVANQGAGETTQGASTLTMQYVRLAIAYSATHPEDVIAATEDTNARKLREMKYAMQLTKEMSKDELLERYLNIAPFGNGAYGVFAASQVYFSKQPADLTIDEAALLAGLVKAPTAFDPTTPGGYPQAVDRRNYVIDNMVQTGAITQEEAEAAKAVELVVNGKRAPNGCVAANKNHWGFFCDYFYRWWLEQETFGATAYDRERRLKSGGYHIVTSLDVQTQESAKKAVEDALKTGSKNALMVAAVEPGTGYVRGMAVNRNYKLDDPDNPQNKISSDPKKADKGIRGTYPNTTNPLLTGGGDITGYQFGSTFKIFPLVAALEKGYPLEYPINAKSPYQSKYIVEQGSPAACAGTNKYCPKNASPSMNGLHDMWSAFGASVNTYFVPLQERVGAAAAVDVAQRLGITFRAANDASFAADPEGADQWGAFTLGVSNTTPMEMANAYATLAADGKYCKPLPVQEIRDQDGNSLDIAKPQCKQAVSVEVARAAIDAARCPVGDRSSTTRCRGATAGGVRNIVGHPVAGKTGTTDAEKTATMVVTTKQLAVAGVLADPDWADTNARMSHDIVNPAVYETLRDAMKGKEKKQFTPPSGKVVRGEQRSIPDVACQSIDNARSRLAGAGFQVEVDRSGPIDSTCPAGTAAGTSPSGRTIKGGVVIIQVSNGQGAQPSPGNSDGPGNGPGGGPGRPGNPGNPDD; from the coding sequence ATGCGGAAGCGAGACCACAACCTTCTGACCAACGCCGCATCGCTGCTGATCTGTGGGCTGCTGGCCGGCGTGGTTGTCGCCGCCGCGGCGTTCCCCGCAGTGGCGATGTCGGGGCTGGCCGCCAAGGCGGGTGCGGAGACCTTCGACAAGCTGCCGAGCGAGCTGACCGTCAAGCGGGCGCCGCAGATCAGCTACCTGTACGCCTCCGACGGCAAGACGATGCTGGCCGCGATGTACGACGAGAACCGCCGCGACGTACCGCTCAAGGACGTCTCGCCGCTGATGCGGGCGGCGATCATCGCGGCGGAGGACCACAACTTCTACGAGCACAACGGCGTCGACGTCAAGGGCGTCGCCCGGGCCTTCGTCGCCAACCAGGGCGCCGGCGAGACCACCCAGGGCGCCTCGACCCTGACCATGCAGTACGTCCGGCTGGCCATCGCCTACTCGGCGACCCACCCCGAGGACGTCATCGCCGCCACCGAGGACACCAACGCCCGCAAGCTGCGCGAGATGAAGTACGCGATGCAGCTCACCAAGGAGATGTCCAAGGACGAGCTGCTCGAGCGCTACCTCAACATCGCCCCCTTCGGCAACGGTGCGTACGGCGTCTTCGCGGCCAGCCAGGTCTACTTCAGCAAGCAGCCGGCGGACCTCACGATCGACGAGGCCGCGCTGCTCGCCGGCCTGGTCAAGGCGCCGACCGCGTTCGACCCGACCACGCCCGGCGGCTACCCGCAGGCGGTCGACCGACGCAACTACGTGATCGACAACATGGTGCAGACCGGCGCGATCACCCAGGAGGAGGCCGAGGCGGCCAAGGCCGTCGAGCTGGTCGTCAACGGCAAGCGCGCGCCGAACGGCTGCGTCGCCGCCAACAAGAACCACTGGGGCTTCTTCTGCGACTACTTCTACCGCTGGTGGCTGGAGCAGGAGACGTTCGGTGCCACCGCGTACGACCGGGAGCGGCGGCTCAAGAGCGGCGGCTACCACATCGTCACCAGCCTGGACGTGCAGACCCAGGAGTCGGCGAAGAAGGCCGTCGAGGACGCGCTGAAGACCGGCAGCAAGAACGCGCTGATGGTCGCGGCCGTCGAGCCGGGGACCGGGTACGTGCGCGGCATGGCGGTCAACCGCAACTACAAGCTCGACGACCCGGACAACCCGCAGAACAAGATCTCCAGCGACCCGAAGAAGGCCGACAAGGGCATCCGGGGCACCTACCCGAACACCACCAACCCGCTGCTGACCGGCGGTGGTGACATCACCGGCTACCAGTTCGGCTCGACGTTCAAGATCTTCCCGCTGGTGGCGGCCCTGGAGAAGGGCTACCCGCTGGAGTACCCGATCAACGCGAAGAGCCCGTACCAGTCGAAGTACATCGTCGAACAGGGCAGCCCGGCCGCCTGCGCGGGCACCAACAAGTACTGCCCGAAGAACGCCAGCCCCAGCATGAACGGCCTCCACGACATGTGGAGCGCCTTCGGTGCCTCGGTCAACACGTACTTCGTCCCGCTGCAGGAGCGGGTCGGTGCCGCCGCCGCCGTCGACGTGGCACAACGCCTCGGCATCACCTTCCGGGCAGCCAACGACGCCTCGTTCGCCGCCGACCCGGAGGGCGCCGACCAGTGGGGGGCCTTCACCCTCGGCGTGTCCAACACGACGCCGATGGAGATGGCCAACGCGTACGCCACCCTCGCCGCCGACGGCAAGTACTGCAAGCCGCTGCCGGTGCAGGAGATCCGCGACCAGGACGGCAACAGCCTGGACATCGCCAAGCCGCAGTGCAAGCAGGCGGTCTCGGTCGAGGTGGCCCGGGCCGCGATCGACGCCGCCCGCTGCCCGGTCGGCGACCGGTCCAGCACCACCCGGTGCCGCGGTGCCACGGCGGGCGGTGTCCGCAACATCGTCGGCCACCCGGTGGCCGGTAAGACCGGCACCACCGACGCGGAGAAGACCGCCACGATGGTGGTCACCACCAAGCAGCTCGCCGTCGCCGGGGTACTGGCCGACCCGGACTGGGCCGACACCAACGCCAGGATGTCCCACGACATCGTCAACCCGGCGGTCTACGAGACGCTGCGCGACGCGATGAAGGGCAAGGAGAAGAAGCAGTTCACGCCGCCGAGCGGCAAGGTGGTCCGCGGTGAGCAGCGCTCCATCCCGGATGTGGCCTGCCAGTCCATCGACAACGCCCGGTCACGACTGGCCGGTGCCGGCTTCCAGGTCGAGGTGGACCGCTCCGGCCCGATCGACTCCACCTGCCCGGCCGGCACCGCCGCCGGCACCAGCCCGAGCGGTCGGACCATCAAGGGCGGTGTGGTGATCATCCAGGTCAGCAACGGTCAGGGTGCCCAGCCCAGCCCGGGCAACAGCGACGGTCCCGGCAACGGGCCGGGCGGCGGCCCCGGACGACCCGGCAACCCGGGCAACCCGGACGACTGA
- a CDS encoding ArsA-related P-loop ATPase — protein sequence MGVFEQSPGSAVPGWPSRLHVVTGKGGTGKTSVAAALALALAGAGRRTLLAEVEGRQGVAQLFGIEPLPYQERRIATSAAGGEVRALAVDAEEALLEYLDMFYKLGAAGRALRRFGAIDFATTIAPGLRDVLLTGKVKEATTRMVDHRRVYDAVVLDAPPTGRIGRFLNVTAETARLAKVGPIKSQSEGVAALLRSPITAVHVVTLLEEMPVQETVDAVAELTGLGIPVGNVIVNAARPPLLRNGPVSQAQLRRGLAAAGLPVDRATVAALQTEAQEHLTRRALEESLQTDLVELDRPIVTLPLLPDGVTRAGLDLLATALLTHGQAAAGSDLTAT from the coding sequence GTGGGGGTATTCGAACAGTCACCGGGGTCGGCGGTGCCGGGCTGGCCGTCGCGGCTGCACGTGGTCACCGGCAAGGGCGGCACCGGCAAGACCAGCGTCGCCGCCGCGCTGGCGCTGGCGTTGGCCGGAGCCGGCCGACGGACCCTGCTGGCCGAGGTCGAGGGCCGGCAGGGGGTCGCCCAGCTGTTCGGCATCGAGCCGCTGCCGTACCAGGAGCGGCGGATCGCGACCTCGGCCGCCGGCGGTGAGGTACGGGCCCTGGCGGTCGACGCGGAGGAAGCCCTGCTGGAGTACCTCGACATGTTCTACAAGCTGGGGGCGGCCGGCCGGGCGCTGCGCCGCTTCGGCGCGATCGACTTCGCCACCACGATCGCTCCGGGCCTGCGCGACGTGCTGCTCACCGGCAAGGTGAAGGAGGCCACCACCCGGATGGTCGACCACCGCCGGGTGTACGACGCGGTGGTGCTCGACGCACCACCGACCGGCCGGATCGGCCGGTTCCTCAACGTGACCGCGGAAACCGCCCGGCTGGCCAAGGTCGGCCCGATCAAGTCCCAGAGCGAAGGCGTGGCGGCGCTGCTGCGGTCCCCGATCACCGCGGTGCACGTGGTGACGCTGTTGGAGGAGATGCCGGTCCAGGAGACGGTCGACGCGGTCGCCGAGCTCACCGGGCTGGGCATTCCGGTGGGCAACGTCATCGTCAACGCCGCCCGCCCGCCGCTGCTACGGAACGGGCCGGTGAGCCAGGCGCAGCTGCGGCGCGGGCTGGCCGCCGCCGGGCTGCCGGTCGACCGGGCCACGGTCGCCGCCCTGCAGACCGAGGCCCAGGAGCATCTGACCCGCCGGGCGCTGGAGGAGTCGCTGCAGACCGACCTGGTCGAGCTGGATCGACCGATCGTGACGTTGCCGCTGCTTCCGGACGGCGTCACCCGGGCCGGGCTGGACCTGCTCGCCACGGCACTGCTCACCCATGGCCAGGCGGCGGCTGGAAGCGACCTCACAGCGACTTGA
- a CDS encoding metallophosphoesterase, with translation MRKRTVFRLAAGTMALGAATLAYASLIERNMFTLRRFDVPVLAPDAEPLRILHLSDLHMMPDQRRKQAWVAALAGLDPDLVVVTGDNLAHPDAVPGALRALQPLLDLPGAFVFGSNDYTGPVWKNPLSYLLPEREYRSGADLPFEELREVLVGAGWHDLNNRRASFKAGGRLIEAVGVDDPHIERDDYAAVSGAPSPEADLSLGLTHSPEPRVLDEMAADGFDLLLAGHTHGGQVCVPFVGALVTNCDLPRSMAKGLHRWPATESWLHVSAGLGTHPTAPVRFACPPEATLLTLIAR, from the coding sequence ATGCGAAAGCGCACCGTATTCCGGCTCGCCGCCGGCACCATGGCCCTCGGCGCCGCCACCCTGGCGTACGCCTCGCTCATCGAGCGCAACATGTTCACCCTGCGCCGGTTCGACGTACCGGTGCTCGCGCCGGACGCGGAACCGCTGCGCATCCTGCACCTGTCCGACCTGCACATGATGCCCGACCAGCGGCGCAAACAGGCCTGGGTGGCGGCGCTGGCCGGGCTGGACCCGGACCTGGTCGTGGTCACCGGCGACAACCTGGCCCACCCGGACGCCGTACCGGGCGCGCTGCGGGCCCTCCAGCCCCTGCTCGACCTGCCCGGAGCGTTCGTCTTCGGGTCCAACGACTACACCGGCCCGGTGTGGAAGAACCCGCTGAGCTATCTGCTGCCCGAGCGGGAGTACCGGTCCGGCGCGGACCTGCCGTTCGAGGAGCTACGCGAGGTGCTGGTCGGCGCCGGCTGGCACGACCTGAACAACCGGCGGGCGTCGTTCAAGGCCGGCGGTCGGCTGATCGAGGCGGTCGGCGTCGACGACCCGCACATCGAACGCGACGACTACGCCGCCGTCTCCGGCGCGCCGTCACCGGAGGCCGACCTGAGCCTCGGCCTGACCCACTCCCCCGAGCCCCGGGTGCTCGACGAGATGGCCGCCGACGGGTTCGACCTGCTGCTCGCCGGGCACACCCACGGCGGGCAGGTCTGCGTGCCGTTCGTCGGTGCCCTGGTCACCAACTGCGACCTGCCCCGTTCGATGGCCAAGGGCCTGCACCGGTGGCCGGCCACCGAATCCTGGCTGCACGTCTCGGCCGGTCTGGGCACCCACCCGACCGCGCCGGTCCGGTTCGCCTGCCCGCCGGAGGCCACCCTGCTGACGTTGATCGCCCGCTGA
- a CDS encoding WhiB family transcriptional regulator, whose protein sequence is MGMIADWPSLAACQSGDPDALFVQGAEQNVAKRVCRGCPVRYECLADALDNRIEFGVWGGMTERERRALLRRHPQVVSWRKMFEAAMRDRDKVLVTTK, encoded by the coding sequence ATGGGCATGATCGCTGATTGGCCCAGCCTGGCGGCATGCCAGAGCGGAGACCCGGACGCACTGTTCGTACAGGGCGCCGAGCAGAATGTGGCGAAGCGCGTCTGCCGGGGCTGCCCCGTGCGGTACGAATGCCTCGCCGACGCGCTCGACAACCGGATCGAGTTCGGAGTCTGGGGCGGCATGACCGAACGGGAACGGCGCGCCCTGCTGCGCCGGCACCCACAGGTGGTGAGCTGGCGAAAGATGTTCGAAGCCGCCATGCGCGACCGCGACAAGGTGCTCGTCACCACCAAGTGA
- a CDS encoding aspartate-semialdehyde dehydrogenase: MPDAKAHPLPTLAVLGATGAVGTVMCELLTSRANVWGDIRLLASPRSAGQRMRCRGEELPVAAVSPESFDGVDVAMFDVPDEVSRQWAPVATARGVTVVDNSGAFRMDPGVPLVVPEINAGQVRRRPRGIVSNANCTVLAMIVAIAPLHHEYGLRELVLASYQSVSGAGRYGVELLHSQLARAASDRTLGSRPGDVRQAVGDELGPFPAPLVLNVVPFTGELADDGWSTEELKLRNESRKILGLPDLKVSSTCVRVPVVTGHSVAVHAVFGSEVTADGAREVLRNAPSVIVVDDPGNAEFPMPIDAVGTEPSWVGRIRRSTDDPRAIDFFVTGDNLRKGSALNTIQIAELIARDLTKQR; encoded by the coding sequence GTGCCTGACGCCAAGGCACACCCGCTGCCGACCCTGGCGGTGCTCGGCGCGACCGGAGCGGTCGGCACCGTCATGTGTGAGCTGCTCACCTCCCGGGCCAACGTGTGGGGCGACATCCGGCTGCTCGCCTCGCCGCGCTCCGCCGGCCAGCGGATGCGCTGCCGGGGCGAGGAGCTGCCGGTCGCGGCGGTCAGCCCGGAATCCTTCGACGGCGTCGACGTCGCCATGTTCGACGTACCCGACGAGGTGTCCCGGCAGTGGGCACCGGTCGCCACCGCCCGTGGCGTGACCGTCGTGGACAACTCCGGTGCCTTCCGGATGGACCCCGGCGTACCGCTGGTCGTGCCGGAGATCAACGCCGGGCAGGTCCGTCGCCGTCCGCGCGGGATCGTCTCCAACGCCAACTGCACGGTCCTGGCGATGATCGTGGCGATCGCCCCGCTGCACCACGAGTACGGCCTGCGCGAGCTGGTGCTGGCCAGCTACCAGTCCGTCTCCGGCGCCGGCCGGTACGGCGTCGAACTGCTGCACAGCCAGCTCGCCCGGGCCGCCAGCGACCGCACCCTCGGCTCCCGCCCCGGCGACGTACGCCAGGCCGTCGGCGACGAGCTGGGCCCGTTCCCGGCACCGCTGGTGCTCAACGTGGTCCCGTTCACCGGCGAACTGGCCGACGACGGCTGGTCCACCGAGGAGCTGAAACTGCGCAACGAGTCGCGCAAGATCCTCGGGCTGCCGGACCTGAAGGTCTCCTCGACCTGCGTACGGGTGCCGGTGGTGACCGGGCACTCGGTCGCCGTACACGCCGTCTTCGGCAGTGAGGTGACCGCGGACGGTGCCCGCGAGGTGCTGCGCAACGCCCCCAGCGTCATCGTGGTCGACGACCCGGGCAACGCCGAGTTCCCGATGCCGATCGACGCGGTCGGCACCGAACCGTCCTGGGTGGGCCGGATCCGGCGGTCGACCGACGACCCGCGCGCGATCGACTTCTTCGTCACCGGGGACAACCTGCGCAAGGGCTCGGCGCTGAACACCATCCAGATCGCCGAGCTGATCGCCCGGGACCTCACCAAGCAGCGCTGA
- a CDS encoding ArsA-related P-loop ATPase gives MPTDHAAPLLDVDRILADPGVRIVVCCGAGGVGKTTTAAALALRAAERHGRRTVVLTIDPARRLAQSLGLTELDNTPRQVKGIDAEASGGELHAMMLDMKRTFDEVVLAHTDADKAADIFANPFYQAMSSTFAGTQEYMAMEKLGQLHAGGEWDLIVVDTPPSRSALDFLDAPARLSRFLDGRMLRLLLAPARAGGRSMFSLVTASFGMFSRVVQKILGAQLLSDLSGFVAALDSMFGGFRQRAEQTYRVLQADETAFLLVAAPEPDAVREAAYFAGRLGAERMPLAGLVLNRVHEPATELSAERSLAAARDLDRNGAHPATAEVLRVHAAVAQQSARERQVATVFTDAYPQVPVATVRAQPADVHDVDGLRTIGQAISQGG, from the coding sequence GTGCCAACTGATCACGCAGCGCCACTGCTGGACGTCGACCGGATCCTGGCCGATCCGGGCGTACGGATCGTGGTCTGCTGCGGTGCCGGTGGGGTGGGCAAGACGACGACCGCCGCGGCGCTGGCGCTGCGCGCCGCCGAGCGGCACGGCCGCCGTACGGTGGTGCTCACCATCGACCCGGCCCGTCGGCTGGCGCAGTCGCTGGGCCTGACCGAGCTGGACAACACGCCTCGGCAGGTCAAGGGGATCGACGCGGAGGCCAGCGGCGGCGAGTTGCACGCGATGATGCTGGACATGAAGCGCACCTTCGACGAGGTGGTGCTCGCCCACACCGACGCGGACAAGGCCGCCGACATCTTCGCCAATCCGTTCTACCAGGCGATGAGTTCGACGTTCGCCGGTACGCAGGAGTACATGGCGATGGAGAAGCTGGGTCAGCTGCACGCCGGTGGCGAGTGGGACCTGATCGTGGTGGACACCCCGCCGTCGCGCTCGGCGTTGGACTTCCTCGACGCGCCGGCCCGGTTGTCGCGGTTCCTGGACGGGCGGATGCTGCGGCTGCTGCTGGCCCCGGCACGGGCCGGCGGACGGAGCATGTTCAGCCTGGTCACCGCGTCGTTCGGGATGTTCTCCCGGGTGGTGCAGAAGATTCTCGGCGCGCAGTTGCTCAGTGACCTGTCCGGTTTCGTGGCGGCGTTGGACTCGATGTTCGGCGGGTTCCGGCAACGGGCCGAGCAGACGTACCGGGTGCTGCAGGCCGACGAGACGGCATTCTTGCTGGTCGCGGCGCCGGAGCCGGACGCGGTACGGGAGGCGGCGTACTTCGCCGGCCGGCTGGGCGCCGAGCGGATGCCGTTGGCCGGTCTGGTGCTCAACCGGGTGCACGAGCCGGCGACGGAGTTGTCGGCGGAGCGGTCCCTGGCCGCCGCCCGCGACCTGGACCGCAACGGGGCGCATCCGGCCACCGCCGAGGTGCTGCGGGTGCATGCCGCAGTGGCCCAGCAGTCGGCCCGGGAACGGCAGGTGGCGACGGTGTTCACCGACGCGTACCCGCAGGTTCCGGTGGCGACGGTCCGGGCGCAGCCCGCCGACGTGCACGACGTCGACGGGCTACGGACGATCGGTCAGGCGATCAGCCAGGGCGGCTGA
- a CDS encoding MBL fold metallo-hydrolase, translated as MTSHVTAPATALADQLPGWVSLLRAPNPGPMTLDGTNTWVLRQPGQSLGVLVDPGPAHAGHLDRIAAAGPYAAVLLTHGHPDHVEAVPALAGRVDAPVHHAVADGTPLHVGGLTVTALATPGHTGDSVCFLVAGPAGQRVMLTGDTILGRGTTVVAWPDGDLGDYLTSLRRLAAYDGVPALPGHGPALVDCAAAARFYLAHRQARLDQVRQVVAAGVTDPAAVVAEVYADVDRALWPAAEWSVRAQLAYLQRSDPQ; from the coding sequence ATGACCTCGCACGTCACCGCCCCCGCCACGGCACTGGCCGACCAGTTGCCGGGTTGGGTGAGCCTGCTGCGGGCACCCAACCCGGGGCCGATGACGCTCGACGGCACCAACACCTGGGTGCTGCGCCAGCCGGGGCAGTCACTCGGCGTACTGGTCGACCCCGGCCCGGCGCACGCCGGGCACCTGGACCGGATCGCCGCCGCCGGCCCGTACGCGGCGGTCCTGCTCACCCATGGCCACCCGGACCACGTCGAGGCGGTCCCGGCACTCGCAGGGCGGGTCGACGCCCCGGTGCACCACGCGGTCGCGGACGGGACGCCCCTGCACGTCGGCGGGTTGACGGTCACCGCGCTGGCCACCCCGGGGCACACCGGGGACTCGGTCTGCTTCCTGGTCGCCGGCCCCGCCGGGCAGCGGGTGATGCTCACCGGCGACACCATCCTCGGGCGTGGCACCACCGTGGTCGCCTGGCCCGACGGTGACCTCGGCGACTACCTGACCAGCCTGCGGCGGCTGGCCGCGTACGACGGGGTGCCCGCGCTGCCGGGCCACGGGCCGGCGCTGGTCGACTGCGCCGCCGCCGCCCGGTTCTACCTGGCCCACCGGCAGGCCCGGCTCGACCAGGTCCGGCAGGTCGTGGCCGCCGGCGTCACGGACCCGGCCGCCGTCGTGGCCGAGGTCTACGCCGACGTCGACCGGGCGCTGTGGCCGGCCGCCGAATGGTCGGTACGGGCACAGCTGGCCTACCTGCAGCGGTCGGACCCGCAGTGA